The following coding sequences lie in one Apus apus isolate bApuApu2 chromosome 16, bApuApu2.pri.cur, whole genome shotgun sequence genomic window:
- the LHX5 gene encoding LIM/homeobox protein Lhx5 isoform X1, whose amino-acid sequence MMVHCAGCERPILDRFLLNVLDRAWHIKCVQCCECKCNLTEKCFSREGKLYCKNDFFRRFGTKCAGCSQGISPSDLVRKARNKVFHLNCFTCMVCNKQLSTGEELYIIDENKFVCKEDYLNSPTLKEGSLNSAPGAGSCHASQWGRCCERVSSCTDRSLSPDLQDPMQDDTKETDNSTSSDKETTNNENEEQNSGTKRRGPRTTIKAKQLETLKAAFAATPKPTRHIREQLAQETGLNMRVIQVWFQNRRSKERRMKQLSALGARRHAFFRSPRRMRPLGGRLDESEMLGSTPYTYYGDYQGDYYGPGGNYDFFPHGPPSQAQSPADSSYLQNSGPGSTPLGPLEPPLSGHHSSENQRYTDMISHPDTPSPEPGVTGSLHPIPGEVFSGGPSPPFSMSSNSGYSGGLPHPNPELSEAAVW is encoded by the exons ATGATGGTGCATTGTGCGGGCTGCGAGAGGCCGATTTTGGACCGGTTCCTCCTCAACGTCTTGGACAGGGCTTGGCACATCAAATGCGTCCAGTGCTGCGAGTGCAAATGCAACCTGACCGAGAAATGCTTCTCCAGGGAAGGCAAACTCTACTGCAAAAACGACTTTTTCAG gaGGTTTGGTACCAAATGCGCCGGCTGTTCCCAAGGCATCTCCCCCAGCGACCTGGTCCGGAAAGCCCGGAATAAAGTGTTTCACCTGAACTGTTTCACCTGCATGGTCTGCAACAAACAGCTTTCCACGGGCGAGGAACTCTATATCATAGACGAGAACAAATTTGTTTGCAAAGAGGATTATTTGAACTCTCCCACGCTGAAGGAAGGCAGCCTCAACTCAG CACCCGGGGCCGGATCCTGCCACGCCAGTCAGTGGGGCCGCTGCTGTGAGCGAG TGTCCTCATGTACAGACAGGAGTTTGTCCCCGGATCTCCAGGACCCCATGCAGGACGACACCAAGGAGACGGACAACTCGACCTCCTCGGACAAGGAGACCACCAACAACGAGAACGAGGAGCAGAACTCGGGCACCAAGCGGAGGGGGCCCCGCACCACCATTAAAGCCAAGCAGCTGGAGACCCTCAAAGCTGCCTTCGCCGCCACCCCCAAACCCACCCGCCACATCCGAGAGCAGCTGGCCCAGGAGACCGGCCTCAACATGAGAGTCATCCAG GTCTGGTTCCAGAACCGCCGGTCCAAGGAGCGACGGATGAAGCAGCTGAGCGCCCTGGGTGCCCGCCGACACGCTTTCTTCCGCAGCCCGCGCAGGATGCGGCCCCTCGGCGGCCGCCTCGACGAGTCCGAGATGCTCGGCTCGACCCCCTACACTTACTACGGAG ATTACCAAGGTGACTACTACGGACCGGGAGGCAATTATGACTTTTTCCCCCACGGGCCGCCCTCCCAAGCCCAATCCCCGGCCGATTCCAGCTACCTTCAGAACTCAGGACCCGGCTCCACACCCCTGGGACCCTTGGAGCCCCCCCTAAGCGGACACCACTCCTCAGAAAACCAAAGGTACACGGATATGATCTCACATCCCGACACTCCCAGCCCCGAGCCGGGGGTGACCGGTTCGCTTCACCCCATCCCTGGGGAGGTCTTCAGCGGGGGGCCCAGCCCCCCTTTCTCCATGTCCAGCAATAGCGGCTACAGCGGGGGGCTCCCGCACCCCAACCCGGAGCTCAGCGAGGCGGCGGTGTGGTAG
- the LHX5 gene encoding LIM/homeobox protein Lhx5 isoform X2 — protein MMVHCAGCERPILDRFLLNVLDRAWHIKCVQCCECKCNLTEKCFSREGKLYCKNDFFRRFGTKCAGCSQGISPSDLVRKARNKVFHLNCFTCMVCNKQLSTGEELYIIDENKFVCKEDYLNSPTLKEGSLNSVSSCTDRSLSPDLQDPMQDDTKETDNSTSSDKETTNNENEEQNSGTKRRGPRTTIKAKQLETLKAAFAATPKPTRHIREQLAQETGLNMRVIQVWFQNRRSKERRMKQLSALGARRHAFFRSPRRMRPLGGRLDESEMLGSTPYTYYGDYQGDYYGPGGNYDFFPHGPPSQAQSPADSSYLQNSGPGSTPLGPLEPPLSGHHSSENQRYTDMISHPDTPSPEPGVTGSLHPIPGEVFSGGPSPPFSMSSNSGYSGGLPHPNPELSEAAVW, from the exons ATGATGGTGCATTGTGCGGGCTGCGAGAGGCCGATTTTGGACCGGTTCCTCCTCAACGTCTTGGACAGGGCTTGGCACATCAAATGCGTCCAGTGCTGCGAGTGCAAATGCAACCTGACCGAGAAATGCTTCTCCAGGGAAGGCAAACTCTACTGCAAAAACGACTTTTTCAG gaGGTTTGGTACCAAATGCGCCGGCTGTTCCCAAGGCATCTCCCCCAGCGACCTGGTCCGGAAAGCCCGGAATAAAGTGTTTCACCTGAACTGTTTCACCTGCATGGTCTGCAACAAACAGCTTTCCACGGGCGAGGAACTCTATATCATAGACGAGAACAAATTTGTTTGCAAAGAGGATTATTTGAACTCTCCCACGCTGAAGGAAGGCAGCCTCAACTCAG TGTCCTCATGTACAGACAGGAGTTTGTCCCCGGATCTCCAGGACCCCATGCAGGACGACACCAAGGAGACGGACAACTCGACCTCCTCGGACAAGGAGACCACCAACAACGAGAACGAGGAGCAGAACTCGGGCACCAAGCGGAGGGGGCCCCGCACCACCATTAAAGCCAAGCAGCTGGAGACCCTCAAAGCTGCCTTCGCCGCCACCCCCAAACCCACCCGCCACATCCGAGAGCAGCTGGCCCAGGAGACCGGCCTCAACATGAGAGTCATCCAG GTCTGGTTCCAGAACCGCCGGTCCAAGGAGCGACGGATGAAGCAGCTGAGCGCCCTGGGTGCCCGCCGACACGCTTTCTTCCGCAGCCCGCGCAGGATGCGGCCCCTCGGCGGCCGCCTCGACGAGTCCGAGATGCTCGGCTCGACCCCCTACACTTACTACGGAG ATTACCAAGGTGACTACTACGGACCGGGAGGCAATTATGACTTTTTCCCCCACGGGCCGCCCTCCCAAGCCCAATCCCCGGCCGATTCCAGCTACCTTCAGAACTCAGGACCCGGCTCCACACCCCTGGGACCCTTGGAGCCCCCCCTAAGCGGACACCACTCCTCAGAAAACCAAAGGTACACGGATATGATCTCACATCCCGACACTCCCAGCCCCGAGCCGGGGGTGACCGGTTCGCTTCACCCCATCCCTGGGGAGGTCTTCAGCGGGGGGCCCAGCCCCCCTTTCTCCATGTCCAGCAATAGCGGCTACAGCGGGGGGCTCCCGCACCCCAACCCGGAGCTCAGCGAGGCGGCGGTGTGGTAG
- the SDSL gene encoding serine dehydratase-like, whose translation MAAQLGGGEKPFHIVSPLLESLPLSKVAGTKVYMKLENVQPSGSFKIRGIGHLCQEAAKKGCRHFVCSSGGNAGLAAAYAAKKLGLPVTVVVPSTTGAATVRKLEELGAEVEVSGQVWDEANQRALELAKTEGWVSIHPFDHPLVWQGHASLVQELKDSLDTKPDAILLSVGGGGLLAGVVAGLQQVGWQDVPIVAAETRGAHSFHTALAAGRLVSLPDITSVAKCLGAKQVAARALECAQECQVISQVLEDAEAVRAVERFLDDERMLVQPACGAALALLYTGRLQRLQREGRLRTPLASVALVVCGGSSIQLAQLRALKSQLGLE comes from the exons ATGGCAGCCCAGCTCGGCGGGGGAGAGAAGCCCTTCCACATCGTCTCGCCCCTCCTGGAGAGCCTGCCCTTGTCCAAGGTGGCAGGGACCAAGGTCTACATGAAGCTGGAGAACGTGCAGCCTAGTGGCTCCTTCAAGATCCGGGGTATCGGCCACCTCTGCCAGGAG GCTGCCAAGAAGGGCTGTCGCCACTTCGTTTGCTCCTCTG GGGGGAATGCAGGTCTGGCAGCAGCATATGCAGCCAAGAAGCTGGGGCTGCCAGTCACTGTGGTGGTCCCCAGCACCACCGGCGCGGCCACCGTGCGcaagctggaggagctgggggcagAGGTGGAGGTCTCTGGCCAG GTGTGGGATGAAGCCAACCAGAGAGCCCTGGAGCTGGCCAAGACAGAGGGCTGGGTCAGCATCCACCCCTTCGACCACCCCTTGGTGTG GCAGGGTCACGCCAGCCTGGTCCAGGAGCTGAAGGACTCTCTGGACACCAAACCCGACGCCATCCTGCTGTCggtggggggcggggggctgcTGGCGGGCGTGGTGGCCgggctgcagcaggtgggctGGCAGGATGTCCCCATCGTCGCCGCTGAGACCCGGGGGGCTCACAGCTTCCACACGGCGCTGGCCGCCGGCAGGCTGGTCTCCCTGCCCGACATCACCAG CGTGGCCAAGTGCCTGGGAGCCAAGCAGGTGGCAGCGCGGGCGCTGGAGTGTGCCCAGGAGTGCCAGGTGATCTCCCAGGTGCTGGAGGACGCGGAGGCTGTGCGAGCCGTGGAGCGGTTCCTGG ATGACGAGAGGATGCTGGTGCAGCCGGCGTGCGGGGCCGCCCTGGCCCTGCTCTACACGGGGCGGTTGCAGCGGCTGCAGCGGGAGGGGCGGCTGCGGACCCCCCTGGCCTCCGTGGCCCTGGTGGTGTGCGGGggcagcagcatccagctggccCAGCTGCGGGCCCTGAAGagccagctggggctggagtgA
- the PLBD2 gene encoding putative phospholipase B-like 2: MSGLRALLGVALVAVLAGGTPDATAPRNVSVVLEPGSGRLRVLPGRLPAAVAWASLDDRIPAVGWAFLEVTTNASYNDSLQAYAAGLAEATVSEQLMYMHWMNTMVGYCGPFKYQSEYCEKLRSYLEANLAWMEEQMGQGQDPEYWHQVRLALLQLKGLEDSYNGLLDFPQGRFTLSPFGFLLLQLGGDLEDLESALNRSSPRRVLGSGSCSALLKLLPAHQDLLVAHDTWTSYQSMLRLIKKYTLPFRASARGNSQIPGSVQVFSSYPGTIFSGDDFYILSSGLVALETTIGNNNPALWKYLDPRGSVLEWLRNIVANRLARSGAEWATIFRRFNSGTYNNQWMVVDYKVFRPGRTSPPPGLLTVLEQIPGLVVVADRTELLYQQGYWASYNLPYFEEIFNASGTLELVKKYGDWFSYDKNPRAQIFRRNQTLVHDLDSMIRLMRSNNYLRDPLSRCEGCDPPQNAENAISARSDLNPPNGTYPFPALRQRCHGGTDTKVTTSGMVPTLGLVAASGPAWGDVPPFRWSTSPCSSLLHMGHPDLWTFPPVKVHWD, translated from the exons ATGTCGGGCCTGCGGGCGCTGCTCGGGGTCGCGCTGGTCGCCGTCCTGGCCGGGGGGACCCCCGATGCTACCGCCCCCCGGAACGTGTCGGTGGTGCTGGAGCCCGGCTCGGGGCGGCTCCGCGTCCTGCCCGGCCGCCTCCCCGCGGCTGTAGCCTGGGCCAGCCTCGACGACCGCATCCCGGCCGTGGG CTGGGCCTTCCTGGAGGTGACCACCAATGCCTCCTACAACGACAGCCTGCAGGCTTACGCTGCCGGGCTGGCCGAGGCCACCGTCTCCGAGCAG CTGATGTACATGCACTGGATGAACACCATGGTGGGCTACTGCGGCCCCTTCAAGTACCAGAGCGAGTACTGCGAGAAGCTGCGGAGCTACCTGGAGGCCAACCTGGCCTGGATGGAGGAGCAgatggggcaggggcaggaccctGAGTACTGGCACCAG GTGcgcctggccctgctgcagctgaaggggctggaggacagCTACAATGGGCTCCTGGACTTCCCTCAGGGCAGGTTCACCCTGTCACCCTTTGGCTTCCT CCTGCTGCAATTAGGGGGTGACCTGGAGGACCTGGAGTCTGCCCTGAACCGCTCTTCTCCACGTCGCGTCCTGGGCTcgggctcctgctctgctctcctcaaGCTGCTGCCGGCCCATCAGGATCTCCTGGTCGCCCACGACACCTGGACCTCCTACCAGTCCATGCTGCGCCTGATCAAGAAGTACACGCTGCCCTTCCGCGCCTCGGCCCGCG GCAATTCTCAGATCCCCGGCAGCGTCCAGGTCTTTTCCTCCTACCCTGGCACCATCTTCTCCGGGGATGACTTCTACATCCTCAGCAGTGGGTTG GTAGCACTGGAGACCACCATTGGCAACAACAACCCGGCGCTGTGGAAGTACCTGGACCCACGGGGCAGCGTCCTGGAGTGGCTGAGGAACATCGTGGCCAACCGGCTGGCCCGCAGTGGCGCCGAGTGGGCCACCATCTTCCGACGGTTCAACAGCGGCAC GTACAACAACCAGTGGATGGTGGTGGACTACAAGGTCTTCAGGCCGGGGAGGACGAGCCCGCCGCCCGGGCTGCTCACCGTGCTGGAGCAGATCCC GGgcctggtggtggtggctgaTCGGACAGAGCTGCTGTACCAGCAGGGCTACTGGGCCAGCTACAACCTGCC gTACTTCGAGGAGATCTTCAATGCCAGTGGGACCCTGGAGCTGGTGAAGAAATACGGCGACTGGTTCAGCTACGACAAGAACCCGCGCGCCCAGATCTTCCGCCGGAACCAGACCCTGGTCCACGACCTGGATTCCATGATCCGCCTGatgag GTCCAACAACTACCTGCGGGACCCTCTGTCGAGGTGCGAGGGCTGTGACCCCCCCCAGAACGCCGAGAACGCCATTTCTGCCCGCTCTGACCTCAACCCCCCCAACGGGACCTACCCCTTCCCCGCCCTGCGCCAGCGCTGCCACGGCGGCACCGACACCAAG GTCACCACCTCGGGGATGGTCCCCACCTTGGGGCTGGTGGCCGCCAGCGGCCCGGCGTGGGGGGATGTGCCCCCCTTCCGCTGGAGCACgtccccctgcagctccctcctgcaCATGGGGCACCCCGACCTCTGGACCTTCCCCCCTGTCAAGGTCCACTGGGACTGA
- the SLC8B1 gene encoding LOW QUALITY PROTEIN: mitochondrial sodium/calcium exchanger protein (The sequence of the model RefSeq protein was modified relative to this genomic sequence to represent the inferred CDS: deleted 1 base in 1 codon) encodes MGQGATGQGTMGSSGPLGLAGALAGDMGVTPLLLDLGRTVPPGGDALRHGRGLDCWEVRNRNSSDWCHFIRSNPDCRLEGGFLDYLQGVFCVFPPRLLPLAVTLYALWLLYLFIILGVTAEKFFCPNLSAISTNLKLSHNVAGVTFLAFGNGAPDVFSAVVAFSDPRTAGLAVGAVFGAGVFVTTVVAGGIALVKPFTAASRPFLRDVIFYMVAVFLTFMVLYFGRITLGEALGYLGLYVFYVLAVVLCTWIHRRQRQEGLAPPRPWEPEMPTDAEEQESLGTNSGDYGEEYRPLLPSQETSLRILTRSLSPLDYQRWRRKPWYWRLFKVFKVPVELVLLLTVPVVDPDKDDLNWKRPLNCLHILTSPLLCVLTLKSGSYGLYQIQGIFPVWALVTLVGSVLAIIIFLTTSNEEPPKYHCVFAFLGFLASAMWINAAATELVNILRTLGVIFQLSNTVLGLTLLAWGNSIGDTFSDLTMARQGYPRMAFSACFGGIIFNILVGVGLGCLLQMTSSQLVVKLEPDPDNLLVWILAGALGLSLVFSFVSVPAQCFQLGKAYGICLILYYLAFLCLALLTEFRVIHLSAI; translated from the exons aTGGGGCAGGGTGCTACGGGGCAGGGTACCATGGGGTCGTCCGGGCCCCTCGGCCTGGCCGGGGCGCTGGCAGGGGACATGGGGGTGACCCCGCTGCTGTTGGACCTGGGGCGCACGGTGCCCCCCGGGGGGGATGCTCTGAGGCACGGCCGGGGCCTGGAC TGCTGGGAGGTTCGGAACCGCAACAGCTCCGACTGGTGCCACTTCATCCGGAGCAACCCCGACTGCCGGCTGGAGGGCGGGTTCCTCGACTACCTCCAGGGGGTCTTCTGTGTCTTC CCCCCCCGGCTGCTCCCCTTGGCCGTCACCCTCTAC GCTCTCTGGCTCCTCTACCTGTTCATCATCCTCGGTGTGACAGCAGAGAAGTT ctTCTGCCCCAACTTATCGGCCATCTCCACCAACCTGAAGCTGTCCCACAACGTGGCA GGTGTCACCTTCCTGGCCTTTGGCAACGGGGCACCAGATGTCTTCAGTGCTGTGGTGGCCTTCTCTGACCCCCGGACCGCCGGGCTGGCTGTTGGGGCTGTCTTTG GTGCTGGTGTGTTTGTCACCACGGTGGTGGCCGGGGGCATCGCCCTGGTCAAGCCCTTCACAGCTGCCTCCAGACCCTTCCTCAGGGATGTCATCTTCTACATGGTGGCCGTCTTCCTCACCTTCATGGTCCTCTACTTCGGCAGGATCACGCTGGGAGAGGCTCTGG GTTACCTGGGCCTCTATGTCTTCTACGTCTTGGCCGTGGTGCTCTGCACCTGGATCCACCGGCGGCAGAGGCAGGAAGGCCTGGCCCCCCCCAGGCCCTGGGAGCCAG agATGCCAACAgatgctgaggagcaggagtCGTTGGGCACAAACAGTGGGGACTATG GTGAGGAGTACCggcccctgctgccctcccaggAGACCTCCCTGCGCATCCTCACCAGGTCCCTCAGCCCCTTGGACTACcagaggtggaggaggaagccCTGGTACTGGCGGCTCTTCAAGGTCTTCAAG GTGCcagtggagctggtgctgctgctcactgTCCCTGTCGTGGACCCTGACAAGGATGACCTGAACTGGAAGAGACCCCTCAACTGCCTGCACATCCTCACCAGCCCCTTGCTCTGTGTCCTCACCCTGAAGTCGGGCAGCT ACGGGCTATACCAGATCCAGGGCATCTTCCCAGTCTGGGCACTGGTCACACTGGTTGGCTCTGTCCTGGCCATCATCATCTTCCTCACCACAAGCAACGAGGAGCCACCCAAGTACCACTGT GTATTTGCCTTCCTGGGGTTTCTAGCCAGCGCCATGTGGATCAATGCTGCAGCCACCGAGCTGGTGAACATCCTCCGGACCCTGGGGGTCATCTTCCAGCTGAGCAACACCGTGCTGGGCTTGACACTGCTGGCCTGGGGCAACAGCATCGGTG ACACTTTCTCCGACCTCACCATGGCCCGGCAGGGCTACCCCCGCATGGCCTTCTCTGCCTGCTTCGGGGGCATCATCTTCA ACATCCTGGTCGGCGTGGGACTCGGCTGCCTGCTGCAGATGACCAGCAGCCAGCTGGTGGTGAAG CTGGAACCTGACCCTGACAACCTCCTGGTCTGGATCCTGGCCGgagccctggggctgagctTGGTCTTCTCCTTCGTGTCGGTGCCAGCACAGTGCTTCCAGCTGGGCAAGGCCTATGGCATCTGCCTCATCCTCTACTACCTGGCCTTcctctgcctggccctgctcacgGAGTTCAGGGTGATCCATCTCTCTGCCATCTGA